The sequence TTCGGTTCGGGGAGGAAGCGCATGGACTTCTGGGGAACGGTCCTCGTCGTATTCCGCCGCTGGTACATCTTCCTGCCGATATTCGCGCTGTCCCTCGCCGCCGCCGGCGGCGTCTACTCGACGGTCATGACGACCTACACCTCCAGCGCCGTCCTCATCCTGACCACGCCGACCACCGGCGGGAGCCTGCCGACCAACCCGGACATCCCCAACGGCCTGACCAACCCCATGCTCAACTTCGACCACGGGCTGAGCGTCTCCGCCTCGATCCTCATCGCGGCGATGGGGACGCCGGACATGGCGGCCGAGCTAGGCGTGACCGACGGCGGGGACTTCGCCTTCAAGGTGACCAACGGCGGCAACAACCTGGAGTCGCTCGCCACTGGACCGTTCCTGTTCATCGAGGGCGAGGCCTCCTCCGCCGCGGCCGCGCAGGACATCGTGAAGCGGGTCATCGTGCGGGCGAAGGCCGAGCTCGATCACCGGCAGAAGGCGGTGCGGGCCCCCATGGCGACCTACATCACCACCTACGAGGCGGTGCCGCCGACCACTCCGATGGCGCAGCGGGGCCGGAAGCTGCGCGCCGTCGCGGCGGCGTTGGGCGTGGGCGTCGTGGCGAGCCTGTGCGCCTCGTTCATGGCCGAGAGCTTCTTCCAGAGACGGAAGGCCCGTCGCCAGGCCGGCGCCCCGGACCCCGCCGACGCGGCGGGCGAGCGGTCCCTGCCTGACCGGGCCGCCCTCAACGGCCGGGCGCACGCCGACGGCCCGGTTGCGAGGCACTGACCCCATGGCGGCGAAACTCACCCTGCCGGTCCGCCGGCGTGCCGACGGCGCGACCCTGGCCAGCCTCTTCGCCGTGGCGCTGCTGATCGTCCCGGCCCGCATGGTCTTCCGGGCGCTGCCCCTGTCGATCACGCCGGCCAGCCTCATCGCCCTCGCCGCGGCCCTTCTCTGGCTGTGCGCGCACTTCACCCTCACGCTGGGCATGGCCAAGGGCCGCAACCCGGTGCGCACCGCGCTGTTCGTCTACCTGACCGCGATCGTCGCCACGTACGGCTACGCCAGCTACGGCTACATGCCGTCCGACGAGCTCAACCTCGCCGACCACGCCCTGATCCTGCTGGTGGCCAACGCCGGTCTCGCGCTCATGATGTGCGACGGGGTCCGCGGCGCCGCGCGCCTCGACTTCGTGCTCCAGGCCGTCGTGGTGGCCGCGTCGGTCATCGCGGTGATCGGGGCCTTCCAGTTCCTGTTCGACCTCGACCTGACCCAGTACATGCAGATCCCCGGACTCCGCTACACCTCCGAAGACGGATTCATCACCGAGAGATCCGACTTCCGCCGGGTCGCCGCGACGACCGGCCATCCCATCGAGTTCGGTGTCGTGTGCGCGATGCTCCTGCCGATCGCCGTCCACTACGGCTTCCAGGCCGGCGAGCGCGCCGAGCCCGCCCTGCGGTGGTGGGTGTGCTCCGGGCTGATCGGGATGGGCCTGATGTTCTCGGTCTCGCGGTCCGCGGTGCTCGGGCTCGCCGGCGTCGGCGTCGTGCTGTTCCTCGGCTGGCCCGCCCGGCGGCGGCTGCACGCGATGGGAGTCGTCCTCGTCTTCCTGATCCTGATGAGGATCATGGTCCCGGGGCTCCTGGGCACGTTCTACGGCCTGTTCGCGAACTTCGGCAACGACGACAGCATCCGCTACCGCACGCACGACTACGAGGTCGCCGCCCACGAGATCGCCAAGCACCTGTGGCTGGGGCGTGGAGCGGGCACGTGGTACGCCCCGAAGCACCAGGTCTTCGACAACCAGTACATCCTGTCCACGGTGGAGACCGGCCTGATAGGCATCGGGGCGATCGTCGGGATGTTCGCGTGCGCGATCTACGCGGGCCTCCGGGCCCGCTATCTGAGCAGCGATCCCGGCACCCGCGACCTGGGCCTCACCCTGGCCGCCTGCATGGTGGTCCCGCTGATCGGGGCGGCGACCTTCGACCTGCTCTCCTTCGCCACCGTCACCGGTCTGTCGTTCCTGCTGATCGGCGCCGCGGGGTCGCTTCTGCGCAGTGCCACCGAGACGGCCGCGCTCCATCCCCGCGACACCGGTACGTTCTGGCGCGTCCGCACCCCCAAGGATCTGTTCCGCGGATCCGGCGGGAGGAGCGATCAGGTCGTGTCCTGACCGCTCCCGCCCGCCGGGCCCGTCTCAGCCGTCGCACTCCAGCGGTCCGACGACGGAGGTGATCCGGTAGTTCTGGTCGATCTTCACCAGGGAGTTGCCGGCCCAGTCGATGGCCTTGCAGTCGGCCTCGACCGGTCCGTAGATCCAGGAGTCGTCGACCAGCATGTTGTCGCGCACGACCAGCTTCCCGCGCGCGTTCTTCAGCTGGATGCTGTAGGTGCCGCCCATCACGAGGTTGTCGGTGACGACGGCGTCGACGATCTGCTTGTCGACGAGGAAGATCGGCGCGGTGACGTCCTTGGCATGGCGCTGGTCGATGGTGTTGTGGTCGAAGGTCAGGCCCCTGCCGGTGTTGTAGGTCTGGATGCCGTCGGAGTGGTCACCCGGGTTGGAACACAGGTTGGCGTAGGAGTCGCGGATGACGACGTCGTCGCCGGAGGCGCGGAAGCCGTCACCGTGGTTGCGGACGTGCACCCGCAGGGCGGTGTACTTGTCCTGGCCGATTCCGGGCAGCGTCTTGCAGCCCTGGGCGGGGCCGACGGTCGAGTCGGTGATGGTGAACCGGTAGGTCCGGGGGCCGTCGGCGTTGATGACGCTCCCGTCGATCTGGCTGTTCCTGACCGTGACACCATCGGCGTGGATCAGCAGGTCACCGGGGATGTGCACGCCGTCCAGCACGGCGCCGGACTTGGTGACCCGGTAGGCGGCGCCGTCCTCGTTGAGGGTGCTCCTGCTCAGCCGGGTGCCGGCGGGCACACCGGTGCAGGCCGGGGTCGGATGGCCCGCACAGCTGCTGCCACCGTCGTCCGGGATCGGGGTCAGCGTCGGCCGCGGGGACAGCGTCGGCTTCGGCGTCAGCGTGGGCCGTGAGGTCGGCGTCGGCTGCGGGGGCGGCGTCGGCCGGACAGTCGGCGTCGGCCTCGGGGTGAGCGTGGGCCGTGAGGTCGGCGTCGGCCTCGGCGTGCCGGTCGTGGTGGCGCTGGGACTGGCGGACGTGCCGGGACCGGGGCCGGCCGTC comes from Streptosporangium roseum DSM 43021 and encodes:
- a CDS encoding O-antigen ligase family protein, with the translated sequence MAAKLTLPVRRRADGATLASLFAVALLIVPARMVFRALPLSITPASLIALAAALLWLCAHFTLTLGMAKGRNPVRTALFVYLTAIVATYGYASYGYMPSDELNLADHALILLVANAGLALMMCDGVRGAARLDFVLQAVVVAASVIAVIGAFQFLFDLDLTQYMQIPGLRYTSEDGFITERSDFRRVAATTGHPIEFGVVCAMLLPIAVHYGFQAGERAEPALRWWVCSGLIGMGLMFSVSRSAVLGLAGVGVVLFLGWPARRRLHAMGVVLVFLILMRIMVPGLLGTFYGLFANFGNDDSIRYRTHDYEVAAHEIAKHLWLGRGAGTWYAPKHQVFDNQYILSTVETGLIGIGAIVGMFACAIYAGLRARYLSSDPGTRDLGLTLAACMVVPLIGAATFDLLSFATVTGLSFLLIGAAGSLLRSATETAALHPRDTGTFWRVRTPKDLFRGSGGRSDQVVS
- a CDS encoding DUF4082 domain-containing protein, with the translated sequence MAVLIVAVVAVSVPAVWFITRDGVTVEQAAAAQPAPAAAPQEPKETSFWSTSTKVKATPRADRAPVELGMRFTAARSGWVAGVRFYKAPGDRGKHTGSLWSAGGKRLARVTFAGESASGWQEARFASPVQLKAKQLYTVSYHSAAGNYVGSKGFDSARSGPLATTSRNAGVFGYGRSTFPDRWNPKGYNYWVDVIFRWRDRSPAPAPTRSPQPSQPPQVPGETPVPSLTPSTDATPGTSPNPSETGASPDPSPSRTGTGPSPSQTTGTGPSPSQTGASPSSSSSQTAGPGPGTSASPSATTTGTPRPTPTSRPTLTPRPTPTVRPTPPPQPTPTSRPTLTPKPTLSPRPTLTPIPDDGGSSCAGHPTPACTGVPAGTRLSRSTLNEDGAAYRVTKSGAVLDGVHIPGDLLIHADGVTVRNSQIDGSVINADGPRTYRFTITDSTVGPAQGCKTLPGIGQDKYTALRVHVRNHGDGFRASGDDVVIRDSYANLCSNPGDHSDGIQTYNTGRGLTFDHNTIDQRHAKDVTAPIFLVDKQIVDAVVTDNLVMGGTYSIQLKNARGKLVVRDNMLVDDSWIYGPVEADCKAIDWAGNSLVKIDQNYRITSVVGPLECDG